In the genome of Columba livia isolate bColLiv1 breed racing homer chromosome 1, bColLiv1.pat.W.v2, whole genome shotgun sequence, the window TATTTGTATCAACTTTTCTCTAATATATATTTCTCTTTAAGGCATCTACAAGAAAATaacatcaaaaaataaaataaaaatgacatttcttttgTCCCATGTTGGAACAATAATACTGTTCAGTGCAGGGTTACAATATAATAAATCCTATTCACTAAACCAGAACCTGAGACTCAGTGTATGCTGATATTTATAGCTTGAAAGCTTGTCTTGAACAAAAATCAGGTTTGATTCACAAGCATTTTGCACATTTTAGTATCAAGAGAGAGAAGTGATAACTCCTGCATGAGAAGTCAAAGGTGTGATATGAAAGCAACAATATAAGAGCAAGGGGACGCTTGCTACCTGGTATGGTGTTGTGTCTTCCTAATGAGTCCAATATATGTATAGTCACGTACAGTATATCCAAATGTATAACTTGACTTATTATCACTTATTCACTCACtcccacctcccccccccccaaagcTTTGCATGTTGTGCAATTCTCACTTTCACCCACTATGTGCCAACATAAGACATTATCacttttgcaaaagaaaagatgaaaattttAAATTCCAGTACTGCAGAATGCCACTTCACTCAAGACCTGCAAGAGAATTTCCCAAAGAAGGAACATCATTCCAGAGCTGAATGTGCCCTTTTCTTCTATAAAAGCAGCAATTTTCTGCTAGCGAAAAGTTCCCTCATGTTGTGTTTTGTTATAAAATAGATAAACGGAGTTCACTCTAAtcccaaaggaaaatattttacagttaatAATTGAGGCCATTGTGCTCTTTGAAAAATAGGTGCTAAATACTCTCCAGTTGCTGGTAGCTGCAGTTCTGATGTGAGGCTTGGAAGGACTGAATTATGAATATGCTACACTGGTACTCCAGCACGACATTTCAGTACGTCCTTAATTTAAGTCTGTGACTAACCTCACTGATTGCAATGGGGATATCAGGATGCTTAAACTGCTAGCATACATATAAAGTCTGTTTTAACCAGTTTTAGAGAAGACAGGGCCATATTGTGAATACCTGTATAACACGGGATGCAGAATTCCACCTTGATTTATGCAAAAGTATGTGTAAATATCATACCACGTAGATTTACAGAGCAGACAAGAGCATGCAGAACTTGCAAGGTATCTTAGCTGtatattgtttcattttgataCATGGTTTGCTAAAGATCAAATTTGGCTGAACTACTTACCCTGTCGTTTGAGCAATTTATATTCTCACTAGTATTTAGTCAAGATCTGATACTACTTTCATGAATTTTTGACCCAGAATATGTttcaggggttttgtttgtttttgttttaacactTGCCTACGTATTAGAAAGAACCAATAGTTTCTGTACATCCaaattttacttatttctaGCCCattacaggctttttttttttttttttttggtctgacTGGGTACAGCTAGACCTTCCACCCTTCTTTTTCAGGAAGATGACAATTTGATACATTCATATATACATCTAAAAATGCAGCACATTCTAGAAATGACTTAAACAGTCTTTTGAAATATGAATCTACTAATACTCAtagccatttaaaaaaaccaaacctatTGCATACAATGAGACTCAAGTGACTCAAATGCCAAAGGTGAATTGATTCAAAATATGCAAGCAGCCTCAGGAAGGTGTACAACAACATTACCAGAATCATGTTACAGGGAAGTAGGTGCAAAACACGTAAAGGTTTTTGGCAACGTAGACTCATTGCTTCAGATATTTGCATCTGAAAAGCTACAAAAATTCTAGACTAAtttgatcagaaaaaaaaaaaaagcctgtgaCTATTACTtagatttatttaaaaggtCATCCATTATCATACTAAGGAATTTGCTGGAAAGTTAGCCATCAAAAAGCCAATGCATTTAGTAAGGTACACCCTAAATAAGGATTCTTAAGGACAGTGACAGTTAAGACCAATTTAATTTAGAAATCATTTGAGTATTGCATTTTGGTTTCCAAATCCACCACAAATATAGTTAACCTCAGTGAGAAATTGGAAGAGAAAGCAATTCCTGAAGTCAGGAAAGCTGAAAGCGTGTAACAACAGTGTCCGTTTCGATGGCCAAATCTCAAGTATCTATTATGAAATTTTACatgaaatttttatttccaggtgAGCAGTATTTGAAGTTTTCACTTTGCTCACGACTATACTTTTACGAAAAAGCAGCTGTGCCTGCAACGTATTAGTCAAACATTCACATAAAGAAGGAATGTTGTATATTATCTGGAAAATTTGAAGACTATAGCAAATACTATGCAACAAAAGTTAGTAAGAAACTTTTAATTACATAGCAGAGACTTCTCCATTTTTGTGTAAAATTTCCACACAAAATCATTaaaatttcaaacaaattttgaacgggcttttgttttgtgtttttttgtttgtttttaaagaagagcTATCTAGCAGAAATCAGAACTCCTTAAAGGCATCTCTGTGCTAGGCAATAAGAGCTAAATATTCTTCTACTACATGATACATAGATGGATTGTTTCACATATGTGTCtggcaaaaaattgagatagtTTCCAACTAAACCTTGAACGTCACATCACGTGTCATAATATAGTTGATAATATTTACTCCtgaagtaaataattttaacatgtgtgttattttaaagatatttcatAAAAACCCTAGCCACAAAGTCACTTCTGAGGAAAAATTCAGCAAGGAAGAAATCAAGAGAGTTCCACTTGTTTTAAAAGATgttatagaaaatatttaagcagaTCTATCGAACTGCTGTTCTTCTATACCACCCTCTGGCACTGAAGACTTACATAGGCTGCCCCAAAATCACCACTTTAATTAAGCTTTATTGAGCTGCTATAAATTGACAAAAATCTTTgtagtaaaataattttccatgaaAATACACTGTACTATAGTAGAGTAGTGAAGAGCTGTAGGACAAGCTTTAAGAGGCACTGTACTTTCATCTGAAATGTCTCCTGAAATTCTTTGAACGTTTCCAGGGCATTAATGAGGTATTTTGACAACACAAGAGAAGCGTCTGGTTTTCAAGAAGCCTTATAAGAGGGAACATTCACATTCTTGGAAATTAAACCATGTATTTTAAGCCACTAAAAATAACACAATTATTAAAAATTTGGcagctctgaagaaaaataccagCAGATACGAGGAAACACATGGAACTACTGAAGAGCGTCAAACTTGAGTACACACATTTTGCAGCATTTCAACATGACTTAAACACCAATTTTAACAGCTTAATTGAATGTTTCTTATTAAAAGCTATCACAGATGAGCCAAAATAAGCACAAGCTAAATTAGCCAGAGTGTAACTAAATCAAAAGCATTCTTTGCAAGTTGTGTGGATTAACTGTGTGTATGTGCACTACTCTCCTTGTAGTACACCCTTAGCCCTTTAACAACTATTAAGGTGTTTGGAGGGTTCCAAAACTTTTGGTAATTAGTGGGAgagtatttttgccttttttttttttcttccaagtcaCACTAACtggtaaaataaatgtaaatttagGAAAACATTAATCTCACGCAGCAAAATTAGAACAAGCAGACCTTTACACCTAccatttttttatatatttgaaaagaTTTTTAGGTCCTCTTCCTGCAAACTAGTACTCCTTTGAATACTTCAATGCTTTGCAACAAGCACACTAGTGTACAAATACGGGTTCAGTTCTACAAAGCTTTaatgaagaaagcagagttATCTTAAGCCTCAGTTCTGTAAATACCTCAATATTCCTGAAAATTCAGAGTGCTTAAATCTTTGAAGATCTATCCGTATTTACTCAAGCTGGGCACAAAGCATACTGAGgtgtcattttgaaaacaccTTATAACCCACTACCTGTTAAAAGATCCATATAAAGTATTTATACATGCGTTTAACAGGGCTAATATCTTAGATATTTGCAATACTTAATGTGCACTTTCAGTGACTTGAGAGAGAAATAGGATCTGCTAATCAGTAACAGGCCACAAGACATTTTAAATCTAAATACTCcaacataatattttttttttaaataatagctGCCTTTAGAGTGCAAGCAGTTGTACAGGAAAAGGCTGTTTTCTAAATTCTACTCTTTTCAGTCTTCACCCTTTCACAAGCTAAATATTTTACAGAGCTAACTCCTTTATCATGCTTATGGTTTAACACTTAACATTCTGTGGTCATGTCTCATTATTTACAAGATCTCATccaatatatttgtttttaaaacttggCTTGTCTCAAGTCTTCAAACCTGcaagtagggaagaaaaaagaaataacaacacTCTCTGTCACTTTCTTCAGGAATCCTGATCTCTTCATCTTCATAGCTATTAAGTGGTACTTACAAAGCCTGTAGTACATTTGCAAGCAAAACCAGTACCGAGGCTGAGCAATgtgggggggggtggtggtggtagACTTTTGTGTCACCATCCCCCCGATCCCAGCTAAGGTTCTAGATGTGTTTAAGGGCAGAACTTCCACCCCAATATATTAGTTTTGCCAGTCCTTTTCCTGTGATCTGTTTGCCTGGCTAAGGAAATtatgcaaaaaataataaaagttcTAATTCAATTTCCATATTAAGAGatggatttgaaaaaaaaaaaattaaaaaatcagaaaccaTATTCTTTGTGTTTACTAAGAGATATGCACTCCAACATTTAGTGTCATGGAGCTGGAGTTAAAACCAGAAACGGTGAAGATAATTTAGCTGCATGAATGCCTGCTCTTCAGTAAAATGCTGCCAAAATTAAATAGGAATGAAACAGCACTTTGTAGTCATTGGTCGCTCAGCAGGGTTTGCGTAGTTAAAAACCTAAGTGAAAAGGGTGATTGACCTACATTGCTACTAGCTTAGCACAGCTGTACTTTCATATTTTCACTGCATCTGAGGAAGCTCATTATTTAATACAACTGAGTTACATGTAATTGTCGGTCTTTCATTTTACACTTTTAGGGGCCAGATATTAATCTCAAATGTGCGGCAAGCGTTACTGTGCATCTGGAAATATGCGTGGCTGCCGGTCTGCACATTAGGCTAAGTCGCACATTAGGCTTAGCTGCTAAGAGATAGGGTTACACACAGTTGCACCTGAAATTaggaggctgcccaggggcaAGAGGACCTCACAAACATGCAGAAATCAATTGagcagatggaaaagaaagcaaatcccATGGCACCCCAAAGGCAAACACTCATCTGTTTCCCTATTGTTTTGAGCAGAAACAGCCCAGAACACACAACCAAAGCACACTTCACACAACTCATACCTGCGGTTTAAATAAGTAATAACATTCCAGTTAACAACCAGTTTGACATGTTAACACCCTAGGGGCTGTTAACATAACGACTGGTCATTAATGGCAGTAATGACAGATTTCAAAGGGAATATTGTGCTTGTAAATGGACATGCTGCCAGTCAGAAGAGAGGACAGAGCAGGGCAGGCTGACACATTAAGATGTCACTATATAGCTCtggagggaaaaagggaaagaaaaaaaaaaaggaaacccaCACACTTATTGCATATTTCACTTACTGTAAATGGACTTGAAATACTGGCATAAACCTAAGTTCCTTAAATTAAGTCTTCACTTTCTAACCCAAGAGTGTATAAGCAGGAGACAGAAGCCTGCAGGGGAATTATACTCTGCATATCATTTTCACCAAGTGTGTTATTTCTAGCATTGAGTCCTTTCTTTACTCAAGTCAGTTCTCATCCTTGTTAACAAAACAGAGTTCATTCCTGCTGTGGCCACCCTAATACCCTTGGTGTCATATGCCACTTCTGAAACCACTGGAGTGACTTCCATGAATCAGATTCCAGGGTAAAGCCTCTCACACCCAAAGGATCTTCCACGCTCATTACCTCATTAAAGATTTCTTCCATCCCCTCAACCTCTCCCAACCCAGAgaagaagattttaaaataataaaaataattaattttcccaaaggagagacctaaagcaaagcaagttttGAAATTCTGAAGACACAGAGTATTTATAAAAGGCTCACCAAAGTCGGTACCTCAAGGCTCAAATGCAGAACGAGAGCGTGCATCGGGGCTGAGAAGGTGTTTAGTATTATGGCAGGCATCTCTGAGTGAGAGGTACTGGAAATATCTTTGCAAATAGCCaaagacacagacacacagtttGCGAATTCAACCATGAAAGTTAAAGCACCCAAACTGGTTACATTGTCGCTTATAGCATCTGTAGAATGGCTGCCTTATTGAAAGACATAATGAACAGAGAGAGACAAGTTAATAAGCAATTTTACTCTTTATAATATCAGGCAAGCCACATATCCTCTAGAGGGCACCACATAAATTAATAGGAACCTAAAACAGTTTCATATGTAGCAAAGACTCCCTTTATgcttaaaaattttaaaaattaagaggGTAGTTTGAAACTCTAATCGAACCCTAATCTGATCATTAGGTACAAAGTAATTTGTTCTTTAAATTCATATCAAGTGGGTTGCTAAATATGAAAGCTTATTTGACTACAAAGCTAGAGAACATTTAACTAGTTTCTACATTAGCATTAAAAAGATCACTGTTATAGGTTCACTGAATAACTAAGTAGATAAGATGCAATGAGGCAAATGACTATCTGCAATTACCTTAAGTGCATCAGTTTGAAGTTTAATGTAAATACCAAGTGTAAATCTATGCACTCACAGGAATCACTAAAAAAAAGACTCATGGCAAGATAGCTTCATTAAGACTTGATAAACCTTGAGACAAAAATCAGTAACATCTTAAAACTGATTATAGGATTTCTCATGTATGCTAGTTGCACTGGTGCAAGAGTAAATATTGCGTATGAACAAATAACCAGTTTTGAATGTGGTcatgacaaataaaaaatacaaatttctttctctgaatCACTTACTGTCAATTTTAACTATCTgttagcaaaatatttattcctGTTAGACCTTCAAAAACCAGAGagaaactctgtgtgtgtgtgtctgtgtgtgtgtacatctgTGCTTGGGAGATGCTTTGCTCATATCTCTACTACTGGATCGCTttgggttttgattttaaacatttgcttttaaaacgTTGGGTCTGTTGCATTAGCACTTGGAAGGTTCAGTAAGTTCAAAATCCGCAGTAAATTTGGAACTCTGATCAAACAGCCACAGCAGTTTTCTCACTCCTGCAGGCACTTGTAGAAAGATTCTTAAAATGGGGTTTACAAATTACAATAAGCGTTACCTTCCCCCCAGAAAGCGTTATGATCCCTCTCTCCAGATACACATTTTAAGATCACAAGTGACCTAGGTTAACGTACAACAATCCCCTTCTATTGAAACAGTTCCCTgccagtttttaaaattaaggttTTGTTACCTATTTCTTTGACAGCTTTAAGACAATGACTTTAAGATGCAGACGCTATGTTAAATTCCTAGCACTCTATCTTGTGTTCAGAGTTTTAATGGGTACCTGAGCACCTTTACTAGCCCACGTCTGAAGAACCTCGCCTGCCTTGCAGCCTCAGCTCAACAAATGCACAATGCGTTTGCGAAGGTTTGTGTTCCACTCTAGAAAAAATAGGTTGTGAAGTGGAGAGCCAGAGTACCAGTAGCTGTTAACACTTTAGTCTTGATTCCTGTCCCAACCTACCCCTGCTGTACAACTTGGGAACTGACCGGTATGTGGGAACCTCCTATTTGGTATCTGTGCTTAAACTGAACTCTTAAGTTAACACGTTCaaagagaattttaatttttccccaatGTATTACTGACTCCTATGtccctttaaaaggaaaaggcttCACTACAGGGGCAGGGGAAATATTCCCAGAAGTTAATGTTAGCCTGGAGCAGCTAGTCTCATTAGGCCCCCTCTACAGGGAACGGAAGAAAGATGCTCCTATAGGAAATAGGTGCTCTGAATCACCTCAGAggagctttttctttctatttactCTTGAGAGCCTGGGGAGAATAAACTTCGTGATTAAACTTAGCTCCTGCAAAGTCACCCTATTTATTCACATACAATCTTCAGATAGATTAGTCTGGCACTGCTCATCAGTGCTTTGCTACAAGTTATACCTAAAATACTTTTGAGAATGTAGGTCCACAAgcaaacaagacagaaaatcaGGCAATGATTTGCTAtctgagaagcagaaacagGCCACCCACCATCCCATCCAGGTCACCGAGTTAAATCAGAACAGATTTGAGCCTACACAGTTATTTGAGCTACGCAGTTATTTAGCACAGGGAAGACAGTTGGTCATCTTGGTCCAGCTTCTAACAGCTGAACAgtagcatttttaaaagcttctatTGCCACAAATTAAATCCCTCTGGCTAACGACGGGGACAAAAGTGGGTAAGCGAAGACGAGTGAAGCACTCCTCACAGAGTTCAAACTCCGCACTGGAGCTGGTGAAAACCATGGACATAGCTTCAGGCCACTACCTCTGGCCATCACTGTGCtgtgagaggaagaggagaccACCAGCTCCCTGGGGGCTTGGTGCTGCGATGCACGCAGAGCGTTTACTCTATTCTCTTCCTCCACTGAGCACGGGGCCCTAGTATTAGCATCAGAAAAATGGCATCCTCCCACATCATCTGGTTATGTGTGCTTTTTGATTcagattttagttttatttccatACTGCAGTTATTTGTTTTCTCGTCCTCCACATAGATGCAGCCTGGCAGCCTGCAAGTACCACTTATGCAATAGTGTCTATATAGGAAGGGCTGAACAGATTTAGCAAGCTTGCCAGTGAACGTAAGAAGGATGCGCCCTACCTCAGATAGTCTCTGCGACAAAGGATAAGGTTGGCTTTGGTGTACAAGGTAGAGCCCACCTCCCCCAGGCGACAGTCACAGCAGGCACATTTCAGGCAGTCTTCATGCCAATATTTGTCCAAGGCCTTTAGAAGATACCGGTCTTTAATCTTACGGTTGCAGCCAGCACAACCTTTCGGCTTGGTGTCTGGCTGGACTGAGAGCATTTGTATACCTGAAAAACAATAGGACCAGAGAAGATTGTAAATAGATATTGTCTTGAGTGTGAGTCTCCCCCTTTTCCATCTCGCCACTCTCCCCACACCCAGTTCATTGACAAGGCAATCGTGTATTTAGAATGAAATAATCTAGAGTGTCCACAGCAAGCCGAAAATAATGTTAAGACAAATTTGAGATCAGAAACTTCCACAGCTTCTCTTTAACACCTCATTTACCTGTctctttgctgagaagaaataggattaaaaaattaaaatgaaaaattagaaCAGTTCAGCTGAAAAGTCATCCACTTTCACCCAAAGTATCCAATACTTAGAaagcaaaaatttaaataaacaacATATCTATGATGGCAAATATTGCTAAATCTACATATTCAGACTTATTCGTACTATCTTTGCAAAATATAAAAGCACTCCAGattctaaagaagaaaagactgaaGCTATTATAGGCACAGACCCAGAGTTTCAGGGAGGTTTGACATAGACATTTTGGTGCTGGGgagtggtgttttgtttttgaagattACAGTTCTTGTTAGACACGTGAATGAAGCAATCAGATTTCCAGAGACTTCAGCACCAGCATCCCTAGTTAAAACGTGCAATGTAGAGGCCTTTTGAAAAATCATCTCATTTGAAATAATGTGCACAAGGTCAGAGAGCTGCTAGTCTgttaagagaaaacaaacaaacaaaaaccccacacaccacAAACctacacagacaaaaaaaaaaaaaacaaaaaactctgCCCCACTTTCCAATCCCAATTTTAGTCAACAGCTACTTCAGGACAATGAGTACAGTGTCCATTAAGTATATATACCTTTTGATATGACAGCAGAGAGCATTtaaataacaatttaaatgtCAAACGCTGTTTAAGGAAGGGAACTGGTAGAAGTGGAACACAGTTGAGTGATGGTACGCAGAGCACCAGCAACCAGCTTGCAGAGATCCatacaaaaaaatcaatgcCCTCAGTTTTACAGTAAATGAGGAAAGTCACTGCCCCAAACTGCTTACAGGCCAGTCTTATTTAATCGCATGAACTGCCATCCCATTACACTCAGACCACTCCTCTCGAAGTCATTTCTTAGAACGAGCAAAATCACAGCCCTTCGGATGCTTTATTGGACACCAAACAGGCaccagagaaaaagggagaactGAACGCAGTTCAATTATTAGGTTATCTCACTGTTTTAAAGCCAATCATTGATGCAACTTAAAACAAATGTTAATCATTAGGGTGCATCTGAATATTACAATGAGAATCTGTCAAGACTGGTGAATGAATGCTGTtgccaacaaaaaaatcctaccCCAAAATTCAGAGCATGGTACCTTATTATTATGCAGAGACTGGGAAAGGTCAAATAGAGTCTTGTAACAAAGGACAGC includes:
- the LMO3 gene encoding LIM domain only protein 3 isoform X1 — protein: MSMSNLPETLGIQMLSVQPDTKPKGCAGCNRKIKDRYLLKALDKYWHEDCLKCACCDCRLGEVGSTLYTKANLILCRRDYLRLFGVTGNCAACSKLIPAFEMVMRAKDNVYHLDCFACQLCNQRFCVGDKFFLKNNMILCQTDYEEGLMKEGYAPQVR